In one window of Megalops cyprinoides isolate fMegCyp1 chromosome 24, fMegCyp1.pri, whole genome shotgun sequence DNA:
- the slc39a6 gene encoding zinc transporter ZIP6 has product MAVERWVNARALLCLVLCCVHSHGQTSPDCLPVEETGSSGRLSPAVDTHAAEQAQRHHLEALFSKYGENGTISLEGLKRLLASVGLDRIRKVMVQHREEAGHPGDSHEDGDAQLHSHHHHHRHAQQHTQPHWHGLSSTKETGGAAKVVRSNVTPGKKTETSDAHHNLYDKRIPQEISTTAVYATNVLVKSQEVRSRRSADYDLSQDGATAARGINSTHSDILGTTTKHVGNLLVTEEQTQSPQPSQEIPDVQHLDDHDHLDGPAHDHDHDHSHDEDQDPEHVPDLHHDDDHHRDHDHDHDLDHTHDHDHEPDHNHDDHDHSHEHENHKQECLNASSILSSHGMTKEMVLSLSDFSYLCPALLNQIDAKSCILHPEDHHHKEKDHDHEHHHHGHGHHGHGHHDHDGHQLNANSQKPSQIQAAWIGGFVSITIISLLSLLGVVLIPLMNRVFFKFLLSFLVALAVGTLSGDAFLHLIPHSNGGHHHHHPANESEGHHHHGDEEDNLDPVWKGLTALGGVYFMFLIEHFLTLGKMYKDKKQKNQKKWDQSEDNVDADKQPATEENDNVKPIEDVETNGAGIFKEQSVFASEPAGQGSAEEEEVMLAPPAGPSGYDAFTAEDCENKCHSHFHDTVGQPDDLHHHHHDYHHILHHHHSQNHHPHSHSHSYSQQHFQEAGVATLAWMVIMGDGLHNFSDGLAIGAAFTEGLSSGLSTSVAVFCHELPHELGDFAVLLKAGMTVKQAILYNVLSAMMAYLGMITGILIGHYAENISMWIFALTAGLFMYVALVDMVPEMLHNDAGEHGFSHCGYFLLQNAGILMGFSIMLLIAIFEHKIQLDIDL; this is encoded by the exons ATGGCAGTGGAGAGGTGGGTGAACGCCAGGGCCCTTCTGTGTCTTGTCCTATGCTGTGTACACTCGCATGGGCAAACAAGTCCAGACTGTCTCCCTGTGGAGGAGACAGGGTCTAGTGGGAGGCTCTCGCCGGCTGTAGATACACATGCTGCCGAGCAGGCACAGAGGCACCACTTGGAGGCACTGTTCAGCAAGTATGGAGAGAATGGCACCATTTCCCTGGAGGGCTTGAAGCGGTTGCTGGCAAGTGTGGGCCTGGATCGCATCAGGAAGGTGATGGTGCAGCACAGGGAGGAGGCGGGCCACCCGGGGGACAGCCACGAGGATGGGGATGCCCAGCTccactcccaccaccaccaccaccgccacgCACAGCAGCACACTCAGCCCCACTGGCACGGCCTCTCCAGCACCAAGGAAACGGGAGGAGCCGCCAAGGTCGTCAGGAGCAACGTCACTCCCGGAAAGAAGACGGAGACATCAGACGCTCACCACAACCTGTATGATAAGAGGATACCCCAGGAGATCAGCACAACCGCCGTTTACGCCACCAATGTCCTGGTCAAATCTCAAGAGGTGCGCAGCCGGCGCAGCGCTGACTACGACCTGTCTCAGGATGGAGCCACTGCTGCCAGGGGTATTAACTCCACCCACTCGGACATCCTAGGCACCACTACTAAGCACGTCGGCAACCTGCTGGTCACCGAGGAGCAGACCCAGTCCCCTCAGCCCAGCCAGGAGATCCCTGATGTCCAACACCTAGATGACCATGACCACTTGGATGGCCCTGCTCATGACCATGACCATGACCACAGTCACGATGAAGACCAGGACCCAGAACATGTCCCTGATCTCCATCATGATGATGACCACCATCGTGATCATGACCATGACCATGACCTTGACCATACTCACGACCATGACCATGAGCCAGACCATAATCACGATGATCATGATCACAGCCATGAACATGAAAATCACAAACAGGAG TGTTTAAATGCTTCCAGCATTCTTTCGTCCCATGGAATGACAAAGGAGATGgtcctctccctcagtgacTTCAGCTACTTGTGCCCAGCTCTCCTCAATCAGATTGATGCCAAATCTTGCATCCTGCATCCTGAAGATCACCACCACAAAGAAAAGG ACCATGACCATGAACATCATCACCACGGTCATGGCCATCACGGTCACGGCCATCACGATCATGACGGTCACCAGCTGAATGCCAACAGCCAGAAACCCTCTCAAATCCAAGCAG CTTGGATCGGGGGCTTCGTGTCCATCACCATCATcagcctgctgtctctgctgggtGTGGTCCTGATCCCTCTCATGAACCGCGTGTTCTTCAAGTTTCTGCTCAGCTTCCTGGTGGCGCTGGCTGTGGGCACGCTAAGCGGAGACGCCTTCCTGCACCTCATCCCTCAT TCTAATGGAggtcatcaccaccaccacccagcCAATGAGAGCGAGGGACACCATCACCATGGTGACGAGGAGGACAATCTGGATCCGGTGTGGAAAGGTCTGACAGCCTTAGGTGGAGTCTACTTCATGTTCCTGATTGAACATTTCCTGACCCTTGGAAAGATGTACAAAGACAAGAAACAGAAG AATCAGAAAAAATGGGACCAGAGTGAAGACAATGTGGATGCTGACAAGCAGCCAGCCACAGAGGAAAACGACAATGTGAAACCAATCGAAG aTGTAGAGACAAATGGGGCCGGGATCTTCAAGGAGCAATCGGTCTTCGCGTCCGAGCCGGCCGGCCAGGGCTCagcggaggaggaagaggtgatGCTGGCGCCCCCTGCGGGCCCATCGGGCTACGACGCATTCACGGCGGAGGACTGCGAAAACAAGTGCCACTCCCACTTCCATGACACGGTGGGCCAGCCCGACGAcctgcaccaccaccaccacgacTACCACCACATCCtgcaccaccaccactcccagAACCACCACCCGCATAGCCACTCCCACTCCTACTCCCAGCAGCACTTCCAGGAGGCGGGCGTGGCCACTCTGGCCTGGATGGTCATCATGGGCGACGGGCTGCACAACTTCAGTGACGGGCTGGCCATCG GGGCGGCGTTCACCGAGGGACTGTCCAGCGGCCTCAGCACATCAGTGGCAGTGTTCTGTCACGAGCTGCCCCACGAGCTGG GTGACTTTGCAGTGCTGCTGAAGGCGGGCATGACCGTGAAGCAGGCCATCCTCTACAACGTGTTGTCGGCCATGATGGCGTACCTGGGCATGATCACCGGCATCCTGATTGGCCACTATGCAGAGAACATCTCCATGTGGATATTCGCCCTCACCGCCGGCCTCTTCATGTACGTCGCCCTGGTGGACATG GTGCCTGAGATGCTGCATAACGACGCGGGGGAGCATGGGTTCAGCCACTGTGGCTACTTCCTCCTCCAGAACGCCGGCATCCTCATGGGTTTCAGCATCATGCTGCTCATCGCCATTTTCGAGCATAAGATCCAGCTGGACATCGACCTCTGA